In Dryobates pubescens isolate bDryPub1 chromosome 8, bDryPub1.pri, whole genome shotgun sequence, a genomic segment contains:
- the LOC104307155 gene encoding prominin-1-A, whose protein sequence is MELGNVPQPAYGPGPVAPGASTPVLVAMVHGFLQLVQPNDLPVELITDLGQHQSEEDSKKPFQEPSGTSVLCYLSFFLSQLLVYELGFLVCAAIGLLFIILVPLVGCCFCCCRLCGNCGGRMYQKQGRQMRCRRRALWASALLVSALLLAGDICAFISNTRFSQAVHGTFPNVNNTLDNVHTYVGSIPEQINFIIGSSDVPLGHANRSLQEIGPNLGGMIISDIRSSMDGALRSLQNVLHGMETLEAAFGSIADTRSHLEELQSNYSRRLASLRDSLNQTLQRCGHPCGNVSLNGLAFSTNFSTIPSVERQLEALGDVSGSNVTAELEKVNSTLAMIPDEVQQQSQDVVTKTQDQLGFIRKEIRSLQEQLPFPDVEENVKAFVDNAMLVLEEHRELIIALDGLRWSVCTLLCCMVLLVVLCNLFGLLLGPSGLKEDVLPTQRSSLSNAGGNFFMAGAGFSFIFSWLLMLVVLIIFMLGGNIYMVICKSWHSQQLFQILDEPGLIPGFNLSELLGQEAGSTNFSEIYRECQQDAALWQTLHLDKSVSLDELLNISQYTGQISTAFAKTNITLSSISLLSQTQRDLLQNASRHGLPPDFNLTLDQLHQNVTKESLLDLAAELEQLAEKEGTDIKESLKDNARELRKVNEELQKSFSGLLKHLEEDIYSVQSVAVHLEAQTKDALDKANETQEFLDKEMANIIKNETLAFVDLLLDFFETYVSWAKSALTRDVARCKPIAQTLDNTEAIMCDYLLDSLNAFWFSLGWCTFFLLPSIILTVRLAKFYRRMHIADVYR, encoded by the exons ATGGAGCTGGGGAACGTCCCACAGCCTGCGTATGGCCCAGGGCCTGTggcaccaggagccagcaccccGGTTTTGGTGGCAATGGTACACggcttcctgcagctggtgcagcccAACGACCTGCCCGTAG AACTGATCACAGATTTGGGGCAGCACCAGAGTGAGGAGGACAGCAAGAAGCCATTTCAGGAg CCTTCAGGGACATCAGTGTTATGCTACCTCTCAttcttcctctcccagctgctggtcTATGAATTGGGTTTCCTGGTCTGTGCGGCCATCGGACTCCTCTTCATCATCCTGGTGCCCCTGGTgggatgctgcttctgctgctgccgcctCTGCGGGAACTGCGGGGGCCGCATGTACCAGAAGCAGGGCCGGCAGATGCGCTGCCGGCGCCGGGCGCTCTGGGCCTCGGCCCTGCTGgtttctgctctcctcct GGCCGGTGACATCTGTGCCTTCATCAGCAACACCCgcttctcccaggctgtgcATGGCACCTTCCCTAATGTCAACAACACCCTGGACAATGTTCACACCTATGTGGGCTCCATCCCCGAG caaaTCAATTTCATCATTGGCAGCAGTGATGTCCCTCTGGGCCATGCCAATCGCAGCCTGCAGG AAATTGGACCCAACCTGGGTGGCATGATCATCTCGGACATCAGGAGCAGcatggatggggctctgagatCCCTCCAGAATGTCTTGCATG ggatggagacgCTGGAAGCTGCCTTTGGCAGCATCGCTGACACTCGCTCACATcttgaggagctgcagagcaactACAGCCGGCGGCTGGCCAGCCTGCGGGACAGCCTCAACCAGACCCTGCAGCGCTGCGGCCACCCCTGCGGCAACGTGTCCCTGAACGGCCTCGCCTTCAGCACCAACTTCAGCACG ATCCCCAGTGTGGAGCGGCAGCTGGAGGCACTGGGTGATGTGTCTGGCTCCAACGTAACAGCCGAGTTAGAGAAG GTTAACAGCACGCTGGCCATGATCCCTGATGAGGTGCAACAGCAGTCCCAGGATGTGGTGACAA AGACCCAGGACCAGCTGGGCTTCATCAGGAAGGAGATCAGGAGTTTGCAGGAGCAGTTGCCATTCCCGGACGTGGAGGAGAATGTCAAGGCCTTTGTGGACAATGccatgctggtgctggaggagcaCAGGGAGCTAATCATTGCCTTGGATGGGCTCAG GTGGAGTGTGTGtaccctcctgtgctgcatggtgctgctggtggtcctCTGCAACCTctttgggctgctgcttggtcCCTCAGGGCTGAAGGAGGATGTGCTGCCTACACAGCGCAGCAGCCTCTCCAACGCTGGCGGGAACTTCTTCATGGC aggggctggcttCAGCTTCatcttctcctggctgctgaTGCTGGTAGTATTGATCATCTTCATGCTGGGGGGGAACATCTACATGGTCATCTGCAagtcctggcacagccagcagctcttccag ATCCTAGATGAGCCTGGACTGATACCTGGCTTCAACctgtcagagctgctgggccaggAGGCTGGTAGCACAAACTTCTCGGAGATATACAG ggagtgcCAGCAAGATGCTGCCCTGTGGCAAACGCTGCACCTGGACAAAAGTGTGTCCCTGGATGAACTCTTGAACATCAGCCAG TACACTGGACAGATCTCCACAGCCTTTGCGAAGACAAACATCACCCTGAGCTCCatctccctgctcagccagaCCCAGAGAGACTTGCTGCAAAATGCCAGCCGGCATGGGCTACCCCCCGACTTTAACCTCACCCTGGATcag CTGCATCAGAATGTCACCAAGGAAAGCCTCTTggacctggctgcagagctggagcagctagCAGAAAAAGAG GGCACAGACATCAAAGAGAGCCTGAAGGATAATGCTAGGGAGCTGAGGAAGGTTAatgaggagctgcagaaaagcttctctgggctgctg AAACACCTGGAGGAAGACATCTACTCAGTGCAGAGTGTGGCTGTCCACCTCGAG GCACAGACAAAGGACGCACTGGACAAAGCCAATGAAACCCAGGAGTTCCTGGATAAGGAGATGGCAAACATCATCAAGAAT GAGACACTGGCTTTTGTGGACCTGCTGCTGGACTTTTTCGAGACCTACGTCTCCTGGGCCAAGAGTGCA CTAACAAGAGACGTGGCACGTTGCAAGCCCATAGCTCAGACTCTGGATAACACGGAGGCCATCATGTGTGACTACCTCCTGGACTCTCTG AATGCCTTCTGGTTCAGCTTGGGTTGGTGCACCTtcttcttgctgcccagcaTCATCCTGACAGTCAGACTGGCCAAGTTTTACCGCCGCATGCACATCGCCGACGTCTAcaggtga
- the HPS6 gene encoding BLOC-2 complex member HPS6, with translation MLRQVSDFSDFSRGHWLQELLCHGEEPSHVQSSPDGQHLLVLQKSRPPPLPQVVAFQRHGIGGADLERNWQPPQPALVGLLFLQSPMTLGAWVLAIVWEHGRTEVWHFVVAVGWQLLQTVELCQGARARIVSVCSQGTSLMWCEERPPLDAHLDMSKCAFRFCVCTRALEVGEQGVRLGTVRIVLHNSPEYQILASPQHVFLVPTTASFATTSKFLLIWHPEKAKLTITAPSAGFIHSKALRSSSESDFKKLLLGSVGLLSGLAPLDIHTSAVSNSGGLLLVSTKGAVNMVEPDGTQRHIIDLQGGFLAQGSPVQLKTFGSILACVLAGVLYLIDQNSGRLIEKKILSMKEVHFLESPKEEDSIQLLTQTGIYSFSFSRPEDSSKPEPFLVEMVFEEACRYYQRRSLSSSKLTVEKLKKGGVFQAPVALIAILQHSLCQKKKPAQDLQDTYAKLLSAVSLELQSYVSLELLKTCVVCAPESEVENYCEKLVEQEVSRVLHSDMDKDNLVYLNSIFASFPKAAWKATRSCLQLQQNGDGLLVARATPEVWKKVLGGAQQEEVGQNGVVPLFELICTSCLRFKPKWLPRFVELTQQYVSISWTYSSKEGPEGRVPLYKRALGVLARKNKHSEADDEMELELLLCSKRPKAVLQALQLLIHLKRWQRVVEVAEKFSKLSPLLNKEIFTTLLAEFAQHRELDPYLDTLWPLCPADLTASEILTVVLQHLPHSQEDPVPFSSEGSQLTVGLLKPLLQRVVQHPCVQDEMYSDALQSPTFPPPTPPREHKIPLKAAANGAPQPPMARTSSPSALVQGDTV, from the coding sequence ATGCTGCGGCAGGTTTCCGACTTCAGTGACTTCAGCAGAGGccactggctgcaggagctgctgtgccatggagaagagcccagccacGTCCAGTCCAGCCCCGATGGGCAGCACCTTTTGGTCCTGCAGAAGAGCCGgccacctcctctgccccaggtgGTGGCCTTCCAGCGCCACGGCATCGGTGGAGCCGACCTGGAGAGGAACTGGCAGCCACCCCAGCCAGCTCTTGTGGGACTGCTCTTCCTGCAAAGCCCTATGACACTGGGCGCCTGGGTACTGGCCATTGTGTGGGAACACGGTCGGACCGAGGTCTGGCACTTTGTGGTGGCTGtaggctggcagctcctgcagacagTGGAGCTCTGCCAGGGTGCCCGGGCACGAATTGTCTCTGTGTGCAGCCAAGGAACCAGCCTGATGTGGTGTGAGGAGAGGCCTCCCCTTGATGCTCACCTGGACATGAGCAAGTGTGCCTTCAGGTTCTGTGTCTGCACCCGTGCTCTGGAGGTGGGGGAGCAAGGCGTGCGGCTGGGCACCGTAAGGATAGTGCTGCACAACAGCCCTGAATACCAGATTCTGGCCTCCCCCCAGCACGTCTTTCTGGTGCCTACCACTGCCAGCTTTGCCACCACTTCCAAATTCCTCCTCATCTGGCATCCTGAGAAGGCGAAGCTCACCATCACAGCCCCCTCTGCAGGTTTCATCCACAGCAAGGCGCTGCGCTCCAGCAGCGAGTCAGACTTCAAGAAGCTCCTGCTTGGTTCTGTGGGTCTGCTCTCAGGCTTGGCACCTCTGGACATTCACACCTCTGCGGTGTCCAACAGTGGGGGTCTGCTGCTGGTGAGCACGAAGGGTGCTGTGAACATGGTGGAGCCAGATGGGACACAGAGGCATATCATTGATCTCCAGGGAGGCTTCCTGGCCCAGGGAAGTCCTGTCCAGCTGAAGACCTTTGGCAGCATCCTGGCATGTGTGCTGGCTGGGGTTCTGTACCTCATTGACCAGAATAGTGGAAGGCTCATAGAGAAGAAAATCCTGAGCATGAAAGAGGTGCATTTCTTAGAGTCCCCAAAAGAGGAAGACAGCATCCAGCTTCTCACTCAAACTGGCATCTACAGTTTTAGCTTCTCCAGACCTGAGGACAGCAGCAAACCTGAGCCATTCCTGGTGGAGATGGTGTTTGAGGAGGCCTGCAGATACTATCAAAGGagaagcctcagcagctccaagcTGACAGTGGAGAAGTTGAAGAAAGGTGGTGTGTTCCAAGCTCCTGTAGCCCTCATTGCCATCCTGCAGCACAGTCTCTGCCAAAAGAAGAAGCCAGCCCAAGACCTCCAAGACACATATGCCAAGCTGTTGAGTGCAgtgagcctggagctgcagagctacgtgagcctggagctcctgaAGACCTGCGTGGTGTGTGCTCCAGAGAGTGAGGTGGAAAACTACTGTGAGAAACTGGTGGAGCAGGAGGTCAGTCGTGTTCTGCACTCTGATATGGACAAGGACAACTTGGTATACTTGAACTCCATCTTTGCCTCCTTCCCCAAGGCTGcctggaaggctacaaggagctgccttcagctgcagcagaatgGGGATGGCCTCTTGGTAGCCAGAGCAACCCCAGAAGTGTGGAAGAAGGTCctggggggggcacagcaggaggaggtgggtCAGAATGGCGTGGTCCCACTCTTTGAGCTCATTTGCACCTCCTGCCTTAGATTCAAACCCAAATGGTTGCCTAGATTTGTGGAACTGACCCAGCAGTATGTCAGCATCTCTTGGACATACAGCAGCAAGGAGGGCCCAGAGGGCCGAGTGCCACTGTACAAGAGAGCACTGGGAGTACTGGCCAGGAAGAACAAGCACAGCGAGGCAGATGATGAGATGGagcttgagctgctgctctgtagcAAGAGGCCTAAGGCCGTGCTGCaagctctgcagcttctcatccacctgaAGCGGTGGCAGCGGGTGGTGGAGGTGGCAGAAAAGTTCTCCAAGCTCAGCCCCTTGCTTAATAAGGAGATATTCACCACCCTGCTGGCAGAGTTTGCCCAGCACCGGGAGCTGGACCCTTATCTGGACACACTGTGGCCGCTGTGCCCCGCTGACCTCACTGCCTCTGAAATCCTCACTGTggtcctgcagcacctccctcacTCCCAGGAGGACCCAGTGCCCTTCTCCAGCGAGGGGAGCCAGCTGACTGTAGGCTTGCTTAAGCCACTGCTACAAAGGGTTGTGCAGCATCCCTGTGTCCAGGATGAGATGTACTCGGATGCCTTGCAGAGTCCCACCTTCCCCCCTCCTACCCCACCCCGAGAACACAAGATCCCCTTAAAAGCAGCAGCCAATGGTGCCCCTCAGCCACCCATggcaagaacttcctccccctCGGCACTGGTACAAGGTGACACTGTGTGA